A single window of Undibacterium sp. 5I1 DNA harbors:
- the cls gene encoding cardiolipin synthase, translating to MRGNTRLKFIHIFNLIATISTVILATGCAALPEVRYLNTSLSAPASPTVTTAQGTLSAKKTNSLLIKRWRNSHIDIAALAALEEAATGSPLIAGNKVTLLFDGPQTMTAMMEAITAATDNINLETYIFDQDELGIRFADLLIAKQRAGVQVNIIYDSVGTIGTPQTFFDKMRDAGIHLLAFNPVNPLKLIGPWEPNNRDHRKILIVDGTVAFTGGVNISAAYANSSLFRSKTKRDDKVGWRDTHIKIEGPAVAAMQWVFLDNWASQKSPDLSDSNFFPPLKEAGDKLVRVLASEPGGNHEIYKAYILAIQEAKKTIHITSAYFVPDAQILQALSDASKRGVDVKIILPGVTDSGLVFHAAQSFYDEMLTNGIKIYQLQIAVLHAKTAVIDQVWATVGSTNIDTRSFLHNNEINVVVFGEEFGKAMEATFVEDLRNSKEITKEVWEQRPFSDKFKEWTARRLEYWL from the coding sequence ATGCGTGGCAATACTCGTCTTAAATTTATTCATATCTTCAATCTCATCGCAACGATTAGTACAGTCATACTCGCCACTGGCTGCGCGGCCTTGCCTGAAGTACGCTATTTAAATACCTCATTATCTGCCCCGGCAAGCCCGACTGTTACCACTGCACAAGGTACACTCAGCGCCAAGAAAACTAATTCGCTATTAATTAAACGCTGGCGTAATTCTCATATCGACATCGCCGCACTAGCCGCGTTAGAAGAAGCCGCAACTGGCAGCCCGCTTATCGCCGGCAATAAAGTAACGCTCTTGTTTGATGGCCCACAAACGATGACTGCCATGATGGAGGCGATTACCGCCGCCACCGATAACATCAATTTAGAAACGTACATCTTCGATCAGGACGAACTAGGTATCCGCTTTGCAGATCTGCTAATCGCAAAACAACGGGCAGGCGTTCAGGTCAATATTATTTATGACAGCGTCGGCACCATCGGTACGCCACAGACTTTTTTTGACAAAATGCGTGACGCAGGAATTCACTTACTAGCGTTTAATCCGGTTAATCCATTAAAGCTAATTGGCCCGTGGGAACCCAATAATCGTGATCACCGGAAAATCTTAATCGTTGACGGTACAGTCGCTTTTACCGGCGGCGTGAATATCAGCGCGGCTTATGCCAATAGCTCTTTATTTCGCTCAAAAACAAAACGGGATGACAAAGTCGGCTGGCGCGATACGCACATCAAAATCGAAGGCCCTGCAGTCGCCGCAATGCAATGGGTATTTTTAGATAACTGGGCCAGTCAAAAATCACCAGATCTATCCGACAGTAACTTCTTCCCACCATTGAAAGAAGCTGGCGACAAACTGGTGCGCGTGTTAGCCAGTGAGCCAGGTGGCAACCATGAGATTTATAAAGCCTATATTCTTGCGATACAAGAAGCTAAAAAAACGATCCATATCACCAGCGCCTATTTCGTACCGGACGCACAAATCTTGCAAGCCTTAAGTGACGCCAGCAAGCGTGGTGTTGATGTCAAAATTATTTTACCCGGCGTCACAGACAGCGGCTTGGTATTCCATGCAGCGCAATCGTTTTATGATGAAATGCTGACAAACGGCATCAAAATTTATCAGCTACAAATTGCAGTGCTCCACGCAAAAACTGCCGTGATCGACCAGGTCTGGGCGACCGTGGGATCAACTAATATTGATACCCGCAGCTTCTTACACAACAATGAAATCAACGTCGTCGTCTTTGGAGAAGAGTTTGGTAAAGCGATGGAAGCGACATTTGTAGAAGACCTGCGCAACTCCAAAGAAATTACCAAAGAAGTCTGGGAGCAACGTCCCTTTAGCGACAAGTTTAAAGAATGGACTGCGCGGCGACTAGAATATTGGCTTTGA
- a CDS encoding copper chaperone PCu(A)C has product MKSTLKSICLIAALFSVVMSAQAEVTIKDAWIRATVPQQKATGAFMQIQSSNDVHIVEIQTTAAGIAEIHEMKTENNVMKMRAVTQLDLLAGKLVELKPGGFHVMLMDLKAQIKEGDIIPLTIIVEGKDKKREVIEVKAKARALNAAQSKM; this is encoded by the coding sequence ATGAAATCTACGCTTAAATCAATCTGTCTTATCGCTGCCTTATTCTCAGTCGTGATGAGCGCCCAAGCCGAAGTGACGATCAAAGATGCATGGATCAGGGCAACTGTGCCACAACAAAAAGCGACTGGCGCTTTCATGCAAATACAATCTAGTAACGATGTGCATATCGTGGAGATACAAACTACTGCCGCAGGTATTGCAGAAATTCATGAAATGAAAACAGAAAATAATGTCATGAAAATGCGCGCAGTAACGCAGCTTGATCTGCTTGCCGGCAAACTGGTGGAACTTAAACCAGGTGGCTTTCACGTGATGTTGATGGATTTGAAAGCACAGATCAAAGAGGGCGATATCATCCCATTGACGATCATCGTAGAAGGCAAAGATAAAAAACGCGAAGTGATTGAAGTTAAAGCAAAAGCACGAGCATTGAATGCTGCGCAAAGCAAGATGTAG
- a CDS encoding glycine zipper 2TM domain-containing protein — protein sequence MKSQLVISAVVLATAALAGCANNAPQNTSQQGSYSTPYPNNQNNQNYQNNASNYGYIESIQVVRPNNNTSGGGAIVGGLVGGLLGNQVGNGNGRTAATVAGAIGGALVGNNVEQNKNAQASDKYQIQIRLDNGSTTSVMQDNIYDFRVGNRVRLMDGRVDHY from the coding sequence ATGAAATCTCAACTTGTCATCAGCGCAGTGGTGTTAGCAACAGCCGCCCTTGCTGGCTGTGCCAATAATGCCCCACAGAACACGTCACAACAAGGCAGTTATTCGACGCCCTACCCCAATAATCAAAATAACCAAAATTATCAAAACAACGCCAGTAACTATGGCTATATCGAGTCTATTCAGGTCGTTCGCCCTAATAACAATACCAGTGGCGGCGGCGCAATAGTTGGTGGCTTGGTTGGCGGTCTCTTGGGTAATCAGGTTGGTAATGGTAACGGCAGAACTGCCGCCACAGTAGCAGGTGCAATCGGTGGTGCGCTGGTCGGTAACAATGTTGAGCAAAACAAAAATGCCCAAGCATCCGACAAATACCAAATCCAGATCCGTTTAGATAACGGTAGTACTACCAGCGTCATGCAAGACAATATTTATGATTTCCGCGTTGGTAACCGTGTTCGCTTGATGGATGGTCGCGTCGATCATTATTAA
- a CDS encoding IS256 family transposase, with the protein MDREKLKALAKDIKSEADLKMLSRKLLKLTVETALSAELTEHLGDEKHANSKPGRGNARNGNTAKRLKGTHGEVEIFTPRDRDGSFEPQLVRKNQTRLTTMDDQILTLYAKGLTTREIVDTFKEMYDADVSPTLISKVTDRVLEQITQWQSRPLDPIYPIVYLDCIVIKIRDNMRVINKAIYLALGVIMEGKKDLLGLWMSDNEGAKFWLSVLTELKNRGVQDILIACVDGLKGFPEAIAAQYPETRIQLCIVHMVRNSLKYVSWKDYKAVTADLKRIYQATTEDQALAELDRFSQQWGEQYPQIAKSWTTHWVNLRILFEYPPEIRKAIYTTNAIESLNSVIRSATKRRKLFPSDDSAPKVVYLAIAQASKKWTMPIQNWRMALNRFMIEFGDRIQQYDH; encoded by the coding sequence ATGGATAGAGAAAAACTAAAAGCACTAGCGAAAGACATCAAGAGCGAAGCTGACCTCAAAATGCTGTCGAGGAAGCTACTCAAGCTCACTGTTGAAACTGCACTAAGCGCCGAATTAACCGAACACCTTGGTGATGAGAAGCATGCCAATAGCAAGCCTGGTCGCGGTAATGCTCGCAATGGCAACACAGCAAAGCGACTCAAAGGCACGCATGGTGAAGTCGAGATTTTCACGCCACGCGACCGTGACGGCAGTTTCGAACCGCAGCTGGTGCGGAAAAATCAAACCCGCCTCACCACTATGGATGACCAAATCCTCACGCTCTACGCCAAAGGATTGACTACCCGTGAAATCGTCGACACCTTCAAAGAAATGTACGATGCTGACGTATCGCCTACGCTCATTTCCAAGGTTACTGATCGCGTTCTTGAGCAGATCACTCAATGGCAATCCCGTCCACTCGATCCTATTTATCCCATCGTTTATCTAGACTGTATCGTCATTAAAATCCGTGACAATATGCGCGTCATCAACAAAGCCATTTACCTTGCCTTGGGTGTGATTATGGAAGGCAAGAAGGATTTGCTTGGTCTCTGGATGTCAGACAATGAAGGGGCTAAATTCTGGCTGTCAGTGCTCACCGAGCTAAAAAATCGTGGCGTACAAGACATCCTGATCGCCTGTGTTGATGGTCTCAAAGGATTTCCAGAAGCGATTGCAGCGCAATATCCTGAAACCCGTATTCAGCTCTGCATCGTCCACATGGTGCGCAACAGCTTGAAGTATGTCTCTTGGAAGGATTACAAGGCAGTCACTGCTGATCTGAAACGTATTTATCAAGCCACCACGGAAGATCAAGCTTTGGCAGAGTTAGATCGTTTTAGCCAGCAATGGGGTGAACAATATCCGCAAATTGCCAAGTCTTGGACAACACACTGGGTCAACCTGCGCATACTGTTTGAATATCCGCCAGAGATACGCAAAGCAATCTATACGACGAATGCCATCGAATCATTGAATAGCGTCATCCGCTCGGCTACAAAACGTCGCAAGCTATTTCCAAGTGACGACTCAGCACCCAAAGTCGTCTACCTTGCGATTGCACAGGCATCAAAAAAATGGACGATGCCCATTCAGAATTGGCGTATGGCGCTGAATCGATTTATGATTGAGTTTGGTGACCGTATTCAACAATACGACCACTAA
- a CDS encoding mannose-1-phosphate guanylyltransferase/mannose-6-phosphate isomerase, with amino-acid sequence MQIFPTILCGGTGSRLWPVSRELHPKPFIRLTDGQSLLQKAFLRGADLPDVREIITVTNRDLFFKTQDDYLEINEKGVDTTFILEPFGRNTSAAIASAALYLSDVYGPDAMMLILAADHLISDQAAFVSAVKSAVVMAEQGSLVTFGIQPGSPETGYGYIEADGNTVLRFVEKPSMEKAREYLASGKYLWNSGMFCFKASAILKEMETYCPEILSATKKCLSQSRTLKGTGYIQVDLEQKTFGLIPDNSIDYAVMEQSQQVSVVPCDLGWSDVGSWVALGDLTAADVDGNRIEGEALLYDVSNCYVQSNKRVIGAVGVDNLIIVDTSDALLVADKSRAQDVKHLFAALKKSGNDAYKLHQTAHRPWGTYTVLEEDAKYKIKRIEVKPGASLSLQMHHHRSEHWIVVSGMAKVVNGDRELFISTNESTFIPAGHKHRLENPGILNLVMIEVQSGQYLGEDDIVRFEDKYGRS; translated from the coding sequence ATGCAAATTTTCCCTACAATTTTATGTGGTGGTACAGGTTCACGTTTATGGCCAGTGTCTAGAGAGTTGCATCCCAAGCCATTTATTCGCTTAACTGATGGTCAAAGTCTTTTGCAAAAAGCTTTTTTACGCGGTGCTGACTTGCCTGATGTGAGGGAAATTATCACGGTCACTAACCGGGATTTATTTTTTAAAACTCAAGATGACTATCTTGAAATCAATGAGAAGGGTGTTGATACAACATTCATCTTAGAGCCGTTTGGTCGCAATACTTCTGCAGCGATCGCTTCTGCAGCGCTTTACTTATCTGACGTTTATGGTCCAGATGCGATGATGTTGATCTTAGCCGCTGATCATCTGATCTCTGATCAGGCAGCATTTGTTAGCGCAGTTAAGAGTGCGGTCGTGATGGCCGAGCAAGGTAGTCTTGTTACCTTCGGTATTCAGCCAGGCTCACCTGAAACTGGTTATGGTTATATTGAAGCCGATGGAAATACAGTATTACGATTTGTCGAAAAACCTTCAATGGAAAAAGCCAGAGAATATCTTGCCTCAGGCAAGTATTTATGGAATTCCGGTATGTTCTGCTTTAAGGCATCAGCTATTTTGAAAGAAATGGAGACGTATTGTCCTGAGATACTGTCAGCGACAAAAAAATGTCTGTCCCAATCGCGCACCTTAAAGGGAACTGGCTATATTCAAGTTGATCTTGAGCAAAAAACATTTGGTCTGATTCCCGATAATTCTATCGATTACGCAGTCATGGAGCAGTCACAACAGGTATCAGTGGTACCTTGTGATTTAGGCTGGAGTGATGTCGGATCATGGGTTGCGCTTGGCGATTTGACGGCTGCTGATGTTGATGGCAATCGTATTGAGGGCGAGGCCCTGTTATATGACGTTTCTAATTGCTATGTCCAGAGCAATAAACGCGTGATTGGCGCCGTCGGTGTAGACAATTTAATTATTGTTGATACCTCAGACGCTTTGTTAGTCGCTGATAAATCAAGAGCACAAGATGTGAAGCATCTATTTGCTGCACTCAAAAAAAGTGGTAACGACGCTTACAAATTACACCAGACAGCGCATCGTCCGTGGGGTACTTACACGGTACTTGAAGAGGACGCAAAATATAAAATCAAACGTATAGAAGTGAAGCCAGGCGCATCGTTATCTTTGCAAATGCACCATCATCGCAGTGAGCACTGGATAGTCGTCAGCGGTATGGCTAAAGTGGTCAATGGAGATCGTGAATTATTCATTAGCACCAACGAATCCACTTTTATCCCTGCTGGTCACAAACATCGATTAGAGAATCCTGGTATTTTGAATCTAGTCATGATCGAAGTACAAAGTGGTCAATATCTAGGTGAAGATGACATCGTCAGATTTGAGGATAAGTACGGACGCTCTTGA
- the dusA gene encoding tRNA dihydrouridine(20/20a) synthase DusA: MSYKSRKISVAPMMDWTDRHCRQFHRQITRHSWLYTEMVTTGALLYGDVPRHLQFNDEEHPVALQLGGSEPADLAKSAKLGEQWGYDEINLNCGCPSERVQKGAFGACLMSEPSLVADCVKAMRDVVSIDVTVKHRIGIDDIQSYEFVRDFVGQIADAGCNTFIVHARNAILKGLSPKENREIPPLKYEYAYQLKKDFPQLEILINGGIKTIEEIDLHLQHIDGVMLGREAYHNPYLMASFDQRYYDDHAPIKSRAELIQLMLPYISEQLAQHAANKEVKGSGLKLNGITRHMLGLMTGLPGARVFRQTLSDSKKLASGDPALLLEALKRMQGMADYVEHKHV; encoded by the coding sequence ATGAGTTATAAATCAAGAAAAATATCTGTTGCCCCCATGATGGATTGGACTGACCGTCATTGCCGTCAATTTCACAGGCAAATTACGCGTCATAGCTGGCTGTATACCGAGATGGTAACGACTGGTGCTTTGTTGTACGGCGATGTGCCACGCCACCTTCAATTTAATGACGAAGAACATCCGGTCGCTTTGCAATTGGGTGGTAGTGAACCCGCAGATTTGGCGAAGAGTGCCAAGTTAGGCGAGCAATGGGGTTACGACGAGATTAATTTAAATTGCGGCTGCCCATCCGAACGCGTACAAAAAGGCGCATTTGGTGCATGCCTGATGTCAGAACCAAGTCTGGTTGCTGATTGTGTTAAAGCGATGAGGGACGTCGTTAGTATCGATGTCACTGTTAAACATCGTATTGGTATTGATGATATTCAATCTTATGAATTTGTACGTGATTTTGTGGGACAAATTGCTGATGCAGGCTGTAATACATTTATTGTTCACGCACGTAATGCGATCTTAAAAGGTTTAAGTCCCAAAGAAAATCGTGAGATTCCACCGTTAAAATATGAGTATGCCTATCAGCTTAAAAAAGATTTTCCTCAACTAGAAATTTTGATCAATGGTGGTATTAAAACCATAGAGGAAATTGACCTCCATTTACAACACATAGATGGCGTGATGTTGGGGCGTGAGGCTTATCACAATCCCTACTTAATGGCGAGCTTTGATCAGCGCTATTACGATGATCATGCACCAATTAAATCAAGAGCAGAATTGATCCAATTAATGCTGCCGTATATCAGTGAACAATTGGCGCAACATGCGGCAAATAAAGAAGTGAAGGGCAGCGGTCTTAAATTGAATGGCATTACCCGCCATATGCTAGGCCTGATGACGGGTTTGCCGGGTGCCCGAGTTTTTCGCCAGACTTTATCGGATAGCAAAAAATTAGCATCAGGCGATCCGGCTTTACTATTGGAAGCTTTAAAGCGCATGCAGGGTATGGCTGATTATGTCGAGCACAAACATGTTTAA
- a CDS encoding divalent metal cation transporter, with amino-acid sequence MNKKITTNDSEKSWLKKLGPGLITGAADDDPSGIATYSQAGAQFGFNMLWTVLFTYPLMVGIQVVSARIGRVSGHGLATNLRRHYPAWLLYSVVGLLLVANTINIAADVSAMGDALKLIVGGPAQLYAVAFGVLSLLLEVFIAYRRYVRILKWLTLALLAYVATVFVVHIPWAIVLAKMLAPHLSFNAEYITTVVAVFGTTISPYLFFWQASQEVEEQIADPKARPLIEAPEQAASNLRRIKIDTYIGMGFSNLVAFFIILTTAVTLNLHGITDIQTSSQAATALRPIAGEFAFMLFSAGIIGTGLLAIPVLAGSSAYAMAGAFQWKNSLELAPQNAKGFYAIIVISTLIGILIGFTPVDPIKALYWSAVINGVISVPIMIVMMLMAGRPEIMGQFTITTSLKVIGWLATFTMALAVFGMLMTL; translated from the coding sequence GTGAATAAAAAAATAACTACTAACGACAGCGAAAAATCTTGGCTTAAAAAACTTGGTCCCGGATTGATTACTGGCGCAGCAGATGATGATCCGAGTGGGATCGCTACCTATTCTCAGGCGGGTGCGCAGTTCGGATTTAATATGCTGTGGACGGTGTTATTTACTTACCCGTTGATGGTCGGTATTCAGGTTGTAAGTGCAAGGATAGGTCGTGTAAGTGGGCATGGACTGGCGACTAATCTTCGCCGGCATTACCCGGCATGGCTGTTGTATAGCGTTGTAGGACTGTTATTAGTTGCCAACACGATTAATATTGCTGCCGATGTCTCTGCAATGGGGGATGCCTTAAAACTCATCGTTGGGGGACCGGCGCAGTTATACGCCGTTGCGTTTGGTGTGCTGTCGTTGCTGTTGGAAGTATTTATTGCGTATCGACGCTATGTCCGTATATTGAAATGGCTGACACTTGCCTTATTGGCTTATGTCGCCACGGTATTTGTCGTTCATATTCCCTGGGCAATTGTCCTGGCAAAGATGTTGGCGCCGCACCTGAGCTTTAATGCCGAATACATTACTACCGTTGTTGCCGTATTTGGCACAACCATCAGCCCGTATCTGTTTTTTTGGCAAGCCTCACAAGAAGTAGAGGAGCAAATTGCAGACCCAAAAGCACGACCTTTGATCGAAGCGCCTGAGCAGGCAGCGAGCAATTTACGGCGTATTAAGATAGATACTTATATTGGGATGGGATTCTCAAATTTGGTTGCCTTTTTCATTATCCTGACGACTGCCGTTACATTGAATTTGCATGGTATTACCGATATTCAGACCTCATCGCAAGCAGCGACTGCGCTGCGCCCGATTGCAGGTGAATTTGCTTTTATGTTGTTTAGTGCCGGCATCATCGGGACGGGATTGCTGGCAATCCCTGTATTGGCCGGATCCTCCGCTTATGCGATGGCAGGAGCATTTCAGTGGAAAAATAGTCTGGAGTTAGCGCCGCAGAACGCCAAAGGATTTTATGCCATCATCGTTATATCAACCTTGATTGGTATCTTGATTGGCTTCACACCAGTTGATCCAATCAAGGCTTTGTATTGGAGTGCGGTCATCAACGGCGTAATTTCTGTGCCGATTATGATTGTCATGATGTTGATGGCAGGAAGACCAGAGATAATGGGGCAGTTTACTATTACAACAAGTCTTAAAGTGATCGGGTGGTTAGCGACCTTCACAATGGCGCTTGCTGTGTTCGGCATGTTGATGACTTTGTAA
- a CDS encoding VirK/YbjX family protein produces the protein MYIAKQKLASIEYLSQLGVFSRAKALSSSVGRFASDFCWAYRTVFPTNHVNYERQSRFLLRTIFNLQPSACWFRYVKESYLRDIASKEPSLLEAVHRPFFDRNITSTKRVRLLKSHFEEFQSIFGPHQALNVMIGDRVSLCKMEGKSGENFVINLVREDAYKREGGVTLELSMNNIPLLCLTFTLETLGREILIKVGGIQSKGLHCRDATRDATHALHGIQPRLLLIEALRAIAIKINCTNIECISKENHIHRSWRYRFKKTINAEYNQLWLLAGGKENPDGNFDIPSVIEEKSIDERPSKKRAEYRRRATLLDLMRQQIHQEIIRADVSPRLVSSTILWTAQNQNLSYMTSVANASNDSESYLNPVEIMAKVH, from the coding sequence ATGTACATTGCAAAACAAAAATTAGCTTCGATTGAGTATCTCAGTCAACTTGGCGTATTTAGTCGTGCCAAAGCATTGTCATCAAGCGTTGGTCGTTTTGCGTCGGACTTTTGTTGGGCGTATCGTACGGTGTTTCCTACTAATCATGTAAATTATGAACGTCAAAGCCGATTTTTATTGCGCACGATATTCAACTTACAACCCAGTGCGTGTTGGTTCAGATATGTAAAAGAAAGCTATCTTCGCGATATCGCGAGCAAAGAGCCAAGTCTGCTCGAAGCAGTACACCGTCCATTCTTTGACAGAAACATCACGTCAACCAAGCGAGTACGGCTGCTAAAAAGTCATTTTGAAGAATTTCAGTCTATCTTTGGCCCGCATCAAGCCTTGAATGTAATGATTGGTGATCGCGTTTCTCTTTGTAAAATGGAAGGTAAAAGTGGAGAGAATTTTGTCATCAATCTCGTTCGTGAAGACGCCTACAAACGAGAAGGTGGCGTAACCCTGGAGTTATCCATGAATAATATCCCGCTACTTTGTTTGACTTTCACGTTAGAAACATTGGGACGTGAAATCTTGATCAAAGTAGGCGGAATTCAATCTAAAGGACTCCATTGCCGTGACGCCACAAGAGATGCGACGCATGCTTTGCATGGTATCCAACCTAGACTATTATTGATAGAAGCGTTAAGAGCAATTGCTATCAAAATTAATTGCACAAACATTGAGTGCATCAGCAAAGAAAATCATATCCACAGATCTTGGAGATATCGATTTAAAAAAACGATCAATGCTGAATATAATCAGCTATGGCTACTAGCTGGCGGAAAAGAAAATCCGGACGGAAATTTCGATATTCCTAGTGTCATCGAAGAAAAATCGATTGATGAAAGACCATCAAAAAAGCGTGCAGAATATCGTCGTCGCGCGACTTTGCTCGACTTAATGCGTCAGCAAATCCATCAAGAAATAATCAGAGCTGATGTTAGCCCTAGGTTAGTTAGTTCTACGATATTATGGACAGCACAAAATCAAAACCTTTCGTACATGACCAGCGTCGCTAATGCGAGCAATGACAGTGAGTCTTATTTGAATCCTGTCGAAATTATGGCTAAAGTCCACTGA
- a CDS encoding glycine zipper 2TM domain-containing protein: protein MKITKKIIASTLAISAFMPLLAPLLMLSGEVQAQQYNTSQMTPRIDGFNVDEVRRLAPGVELNFGIYGTPGGLATLRIAGATRNLTLIEVEAGQYEGTYTINSRDKIAARSAVTANLRVGNQVASSVLNESLQIGVGNHTNQIMSGAQPKIERFNVDPAVDLNGGSDLRFTVFGTPGGKVDLTINGVKGKIFLPEVASGEYVNSYTIRSRDRIAPNSTVTANLRVVDRGVERVTSATLGRNLQVAQVQTAPAPAARICYNCGTVEAVNIVEVKGEGSYLGTIGGGVVGALLGSQVGGGNGRTAAEIAGALGGAYAGRNIEGNARKTNHYEVIVRLQNGATQMIPFASEPGYRVGDKVQVNNGTIVRN, encoded by the coding sequence ATGAAAATTACAAAGAAAATCATCGCCAGCACGCTGGCCATATCGGCGTTTATGCCATTGCTGGCACCATTGCTGATGCTATCCGGCGAGGTACAAGCGCAGCAGTACAACACATCACAAATGACGCCACGGATTGATGGTTTTAATGTCGATGAAGTACGCCGACTAGCCCCTGGCGTAGAACTCAATTTTGGCATCTATGGCACACCTGGCGGTCTGGCTACTTTGCGCATCGCCGGTGCCACGCGTAACCTAACTTTGATTGAAGTAGAAGCTGGTCAGTACGAAGGTACTTACACCATCAACAGCCGCGACAAAATTGCGGCGCGTAGTGCGGTCACAGCCAATCTGCGCGTTGGTAATCAAGTAGCCAGCTCGGTTTTAAATGAATCTCTGCAAATCGGCGTTGGAAATCACACCAATCAAATAATGTCCGGCGCGCAACCGAAGATTGAACGATTTAATGTTGACCCGGCAGTAGACTTAAATGGTGGTAGCGATTTACGCTTTACCGTATTTGGCACACCAGGCGGCAAGGTTGACCTCACCATTAACGGCGTCAAAGGTAAAATATTTTTACCTGAAGTCGCCAGTGGCGAATACGTCAACTCCTACACAATCAGAAGCCGTGATCGTATCGCACCCAATAGCACCGTCACCGCTAATTTACGCGTCGTTGATCGCGGCGTAGAACGTGTCACCAGTGCGACCTTAGGCAGAAACCTGCAAGTAGCACAAGTACAAACTGCACCAGCGCCAGCCGCCCGTATATGCTACAACTGCGGCACTGTAGAAGCTGTCAATATCGTCGAAGTTAAAGGCGAAGGCAGCTACCTGGGCACTATCGGTGGGGGCGTTGTTGGCGCACTGCTCGGTAGTCAGGTCGGTGGTGGCAATGGCCGTACTGCAGCAGAAATTGCAGGCGCTCTAGGTGGTGCCTATGCAGGTCGGAATATAGAAGGCAATGCCCGGAAAACCAATCACTACGAAGTCATCGTCCGCTTACAAAATGGCGCAACGCAGATGATTCCATTTGCCAGCGAACCTGGCTACCGTGTTGGTGATAAAGTACAAGTCAATAACGGTACTATCGTAAGAAATTAA
- a CDS encoding DUF3309 domain-containing protein — protein sequence MGTILLIILILALVGAFPSWPHSRNWGYGPSGVTGLIVVVLIVLLLTGRI from the coding sequence ATGGGCACCATCTTACTAATTATTTTAATTCTTGCGCTAGTCGGCGCTTTTCCAAGTTGGCCACATAGCCGTAACTGGGGCTATGGTCCGAGCGGCGTCACTGGGCTGATCGTTGTTGTCCTGATTGTTTTGCTATTAACCGGACGAATTTAA
- a CDS encoding DUF2726 domain-containing protein: MTNFFFTQPILYITLFFSAFLIILVFLKTSKSKPKKRRSNYKQVPLMTPNEIEFFGRLCRSLPGAHVFPQVAMAALITPVDSFQENRYAYWKINEKRVDYAIYSRNMDLICIVELDDRMHNPEKDRERDQLTKSANVATLRWQSKAKPSELEIFQTVNQLPHMQNNPILPLTRKPKAPTKPSYQSLHKRHNSPSPENQSNRIQN; the protein is encoded by the coding sequence ATGACCAATTTCTTTTTTACCCAGCCAATTCTTTATATCACCCTGTTTTTTTCTGCATTTTTGATCATTTTAGTCTTTTTAAAAACATCGAAAAGCAAGCCTAAAAAACGGCGCTCCAATTACAAACAAGTACCGCTGATGACACCGAATGAAATTGAATTTTTCGGCCGGCTTTGTCGCTCCTTGCCCGGAGCGCATGTATTCCCTCAAGTCGCTATGGCGGCCTTAATTACGCCCGTCGACAGTTTTCAAGAAAATCGATACGCCTATTGGAAAATCAATGAAAAGCGCGTTGATTACGCGATTTATAGCCGCAACATGGATCTGATTTGCATCGTCGAACTAGATGACCGTATGCATAATCCAGAAAAAGACAGAGAGCGAGATCAACTGACAAAAAGTGCCAATGTCGCAACATTGCGCTGGCAATCCAAAGCAAAACCGTCTGAACTGGAGATTTTTCAAACAGTTAACCAGTTACCGCATATGCAGAACAATCCAATTTTGCCCTTAACGCGCAAACCAAAGGCGCCCACGAAACCAAGTTATCAATCGCTGCACAAAAGACACAATTCACCTTCGCCAGAAAACCAGTCGAATAGAATTCAGAATTGA